From the genome of Triticum aestivum cultivar Chinese Spring chromosome 3B, IWGSC CS RefSeq v2.1, whole genome shotgun sequence, one region includes:
- the LOC123064788 gene encoding uncharacterized protein: protein MPPIACEKQVLDRSYDRVCGSVVTIERRIGEEYVAFGTGFVMVSDQKQVLTSVHESIVKDGERLFVRFYDDIQMEATIFLRNTPSKHVVLKVSSRPPRSRHHVIFNENQVRRQDVFTISAVERFDERGLMTGSISIPNCKAVRPDGTIVFGSQNLFAMSCPVAGPTVKGEPNGEDLQLVGAAVFDMDGLVIGTVDRVDMSAFDIKYAIKTSSFLNDLERLLKDIDDTIVLSKDQQGFSKGAGTSKQGGSVAGSSRKRGRDDPPGGGGGRRTGGVTLREEGLCMDQLKVNLEVANEEKLRLLKYPVQGDRDVGRKEAMRSELIRLVTRELDDQQSGSLSSPGDMAAPLASAKAGGSTVAPDFEAAAGTMDTCFGKENLGDSSVKLR, encoded by the exons CATAGGCGAGGAATATGTTGCATTTGGTACAGGTTTTGTGATGGTTTCTGATCAGAAGCAAGTCCTGACAAGTGTTCATGAGTCTATAGTCAAGGATGGGGAGAGATTATTTGTTCGCTTCTATGATGATATCCAGATGGAGGCCACCATATTTCTGAGAAACACACCATCCAAGCATGTTGTTCTGAAAGTGAGCTCTCGTCCTCCTCGTAGTCGCCATCATGTCATCTTTAATGAAAATCAAGTTAGAAGACAGGATGTTTTCACAATTTCGGCGGTGGAAAGATTTGATGAACGTGGTTTGATGACTGGCTCGATAAG CATTCCAAACTGCAAAGCAGTCCGACCAGATGGGACTATTGTGTTCGGGAGCCAGAATTTATTTGCTATGAGTTGCCCCGTGGCAGGACCAACAGTTAAAGGAGAACCGAATGGAGAGGATTTGCAATTAGTCGGTGCCGCGGTATTCGACATGGACGGTCTAGTAATTGGCACAGTTGACCGTGTTGACATGTCTGCGTTTGATATAAAATATGCAATTAAAACAAGTTCATTTCTGAATGATCTGGAGAGATTGTTGAAGGATATTGATGATACG ATTGTTCTTTCGAAGGATCAACAAGGCTTCAGCAAAGGCGCTGGAACGAGCAAGCAGGGAGGTAGTGTGGCGGGATCAAGTAGAAAGAG GGGCCGTGATGATCCACCTGGAGGTGGAGGTGGCAGGAGGACAGGAGGTGTCACGTTGAGGGAAGAAGGTTTATGCATGGACCAACTCAAAGTGAACTTGGAGGTGGCCAACGAAGAAAAATTGAGGCTACTCAAGTATCCAGTCCAAGGTGACAGGGATGTTGGAAGAAAAGAAGCAATGCGATCGGAACTCATTAGGCTCGTCACTCGAGAATTGGATGACCAACAGTCGGGCTCCCTATCTTCACCAG GTGATATGGCAGCGCCTCTTGCATCTGCTAAAGCGGGGGGCTCTACTGTGGCCCCTGACTTCGAGGCAGCTGCTGGAACAATGGACACATGCTTTGGAAAAGAAAATCTGGGAGATTCCTCGGTTAAGCTGCGCTGA
- the LOC123064787 gene encoding uncharacterized protein isoform X1, which translates to MATAGMLTDNPKGAYREELSISTCEITMTGVGGPLVDFNGDFIGMNFYAEKETPFLPRIKILELLSQFRKTIQWMATNKKGPGSKIETFPRPYKPDSEDSSRKGEKLKDKKPSICTLCDPECQPGLMDGLLLERKSLCSGRPSYPYFGIPTKKELRSNGYPLPVWQNVGMRLLNNFEEKFSLDIWSKFERNVASNMSESVVALASFSGKTRCFACTGVFIDCNGSTTRVLTSASLVRTSDNENKVADNLKIVVCLPDNRHTRGTLQHYSLHYNIAVVHIKNFCCTQTAQIDNQMLIKPQKEVVAIGRVYQSGKLMATSGIVIDRPSKLGCKELKISTCKITKAGIGGPLIDFDGNFIGMNFYGLEEAPYIPVNIILGVLKNFDAQGTVARDDDDSPNRWPVPKPFWCYPKWHELEEGIDVEEEIIYQRQRQQF; encoded by the exons ATGGCCACAGCTGGGATGTTAACTGACAATCCAAAAGGAGCTTACCGGGAGGAGCTTTCCATCTCCACATGTGAAATTACTATG ACTGGAGTTGGAGGGCCCCTTGTTGATTTTAATGGGGACTTCATCGGGATGAACTTTTATGCTGAGAAAGAGACTCCATTCCTACCAAGGATTAAAATTCTTGAGCTCCTGTCACAGTTCAGGAAAACAATTCAGTGGAT GGCTACAAATAAGAAAGGACCTGGTAGTAAAATTGAAACATTTCCCAGACCTTATAAGCCTGATTCAGAAG ACAGCTCAAGGAAGGGAGAGAAACTTAAGGATAAGAAACCTTCCATATGTACTCTCTGTGATCCAGAATGTCAACCAG GACTCATGGATGGATTATTATTAGAGCGGAAGTCTTTATGTTCTGGGCGGCCGAGTTATCCTTATTTTG GCATTCCTACAAAAAAGGAGCTGAGGTCCAATGGTTATCCCCTCCCAGTTTGGCAGAATG TGGGCATGCGTTTGCTTAACAATTTTGAAGAGAAATTTAGTTTAGATATCTGGAGTAAATTCGAAAGAAATGTTGCTTCAAATATGTCTGAAAGTGTTGTTGCATTGGCTTCATTCAGTG GAAAAACAAGGTGTTTTGCTTGCACTGGCGTATTCATAGACTGCAATGGGTCCACCACAAGAGTTCTGACCTCAGCAAGTTTGGTTAGAACTTCTGACAACGAAAATAAGGTTGCTGATAACCTTAAG ATTGTAGTGTGCCTTCCAGATAATCGTCATACCAGAGGGACATTGCAACATTACAGTCTACATTATAACATTGCCGTAGTCCACATCAAGAATTTCTGCTGTACTCAGACTGCACAAATTGATAACCAGATGCTAATTAAACCTCAGAAGGAGGTAGTAGCTATAGGGCGTGTCTACCAATCAGGCAAATTAATGGCCACAAGTGGGATCGTGATTGACAGACCAAGTAAGCTTGGTTGCAAAGAGCTTAAGATTTCCACCTGTAAAATCACCAAG GCTGGGATTGGAGGGCCTCTTATTGATTTTGATGGAAATTTTATTGGCATGAACTTCTATGGCTTGGAAGAGGCTCCATACATACCAGTGAATATAATTCTAGGAGTCTTGAAGAATTTTGATGCACAAGG GACTGTTGCTAGAGACGATGATGATAGCCCAAACAG ATGGCCCGTGCCTAAGCCATTTTGGTGCTATCCCAAATGGCACGAGCTTGAGGAAGGAATAGATGTGGAAGAAGAAATTATATATCAGCGGCAGCGGCAACAATTCTAA
- the LOC123064787 gene encoding uncharacterized protein isoform X2: MATAGMLTDNPKGAYREELSISTCEITMTGVGGPLVDFNGDFIGMNFYAEKETPFLPRIKILELLSQFRKTIQWMATNKKGPGSKIETFPRPYKPDSEDSSRKGEKLKDKKPSICTLCDPECQPGLMDGLLLERKSLCSGRPSYPYFGIPTKKELRSNGYPLPVWQNGKTRCFACTGVFIDCNGSTTRVLTSASLVRTSDNENKVADNLKIVVCLPDNRHTRGTLQHYSLHYNIAVVHIKNFCCTQTAQIDNQMLIKPQKEVVAIGRVYQSGKLMATSGIVIDRPSKLGCKELKISTCKITKAGIGGPLIDFDGNFIGMNFYGLEEAPYIPVNIILGVLKNFDAQGTVARDDDDSPNRWPVPKPFWCYPKWHELEEGIDVEEEIIYQRQRQQF, encoded by the exons ATGGCCACAGCTGGGATGTTAACTGACAATCCAAAAGGAGCTTACCGGGAGGAGCTTTCCATCTCCACATGTGAAATTACTATG ACTGGAGTTGGAGGGCCCCTTGTTGATTTTAATGGGGACTTCATCGGGATGAACTTTTATGCTGAGAAAGAGACTCCATTCCTACCAAGGATTAAAATTCTTGAGCTCCTGTCACAGTTCAGGAAAACAATTCAGTGGAT GGCTACAAATAAGAAAGGACCTGGTAGTAAAATTGAAACATTTCCCAGACCTTATAAGCCTGATTCAGAAG ACAGCTCAAGGAAGGGAGAGAAACTTAAGGATAAGAAACCTTCCATATGTACTCTCTGTGATCCAGAATGTCAACCAG GACTCATGGATGGATTATTATTAGAGCGGAAGTCTTTATGTTCTGGGCGGCCGAGTTATCCTTATTTTG GCATTCCTACAAAAAAGGAGCTGAGGTCCAATGGTTATCCCCTCCCAGTTTGGCAGAATG GAAAAACAAGGTGTTTTGCTTGCACTGGCGTATTCATAGACTGCAATGGGTCCACCACAAGAGTTCTGACCTCAGCAAGTTTGGTTAGAACTTCTGACAACGAAAATAAGGTTGCTGATAACCTTAAG ATTGTAGTGTGCCTTCCAGATAATCGTCATACCAGAGGGACATTGCAACATTACAGTCTACATTATAACATTGCCGTAGTCCACATCAAGAATTTCTGCTGTACTCAGACTGCACAAATTGATAACCAGATGCTAATTAAACCTCAGAAGGAGGTAGTAGCTATAGGGCGTGTCTACCAATCAGGCAAATTAATGGCCACAAGTGGGATCGTGATTGACAGACCAAGTAAGCTTGGTTGCAAAGAGCTTAAGATTTCCACCTGTAAAATCACCAAG GCTGGGATTGGAGGGCCTCTTATTGATTTTGATGGAAATTTTATTGGCATGAACTTCTATGGCTTGGAAGAGGCTCCATACATACCAGTGAATATAATTCTAGGAGTCTTGAAGAATTTTGATGCACAAGG GACTGTTGCTAGAGACGATGATGATAGCCCAAACAG ATGGCCCGTGCCTAAGCCATTTTGGTGCTATCCCAAATGGCACGAGCTTGAGGAAGGAATAGATGTGGAAGAAGAAATTATATATCAGCGGCAGCGGCAACAATTCTAA